From Anolis carolinensis isolate JA03-04 unplaced genomic scaffold, rAnoCar3.1.pri scaffold_8, whole genome shotgun sequence, a single genomic window includes:
- the rnf214 gene encoding RING finger protein 214 yields the protein MASEQNKEEEEEEEEEEEEEVATAESPPPALPDPDRLPLSTSALAVPEDDAQAGETGGTPEEDEAGRVPSPEPPEEPPVVGAPDEEEPPPGEEDLVGGQGTPPPSSSSSSSSSSREGDPLRCSSAQLGALIAQHHKRQNGCPDLEDALAERDPQDPPQNMAVQTDLQTADLEVNTDQDVEKDLDKLMSERWALKERYQEVLDKQRQAENQLQVRLKQLQQRRAEEMKSHQEILKAIQDVTVKREETKKKMEKEKKEFLQKEQDLKAEIEKLCEKGRRLLKEQEEKESKIVSLIAEQSQEKEVWEQELDKLKNEHNEVNQSVLEETERAWKAEILSLESRKELLVLKLEEAEKEAELHLTYLKSAPPTLETIRPKQEWETRLNRIRMTKESVRDQFNDHIQLVRNGAKLSSLPQIPTPPLPPPPLEADFLLPAFLPSGPPPFAMVMPSADPRVLSFPLNASAARTGHASPTPSAQGRSGSPALAGPRTANPPPPGLEFPRPPPVDKLEKILEKLLARFPRCNKAQLTNTLQQIKAARRTLAGLTMEELSQLVAARLAEQQEQRAAAQPPPPRGRMCPPLFPAPLPQMGTPIFLPAAQVSYAGGPAQNPVAAAAAACKLCLMCQKLVQPSELHPMACSHALHKECIKFWAQTNTNDTCPFCPSLK from the exons ATGGCTTCGGAGCAGaacaaggaagaggaagaggaagaggaagaggaagaggaggaggaagtagcCACGGCCGAGAGCCCTCCCCCCGCCCTCCCGGACCCCGACAGGTTGCCCCTCAG CACAAGCGCCCTTGCGGTTCCCGAGGACGATGCCCAGGCCGGAGAGACCGGCGGGACCCCCGAAGAGGACGAGGCGGGCAGGGTCCCGTCTCCGGAGCCCCCCGAGGAGCCCCCCGTTGTGGGCGCTCCGGATGAGGAGGAGCCCCCCCCGGGCGAGGAGGACCTTGTGGGGGGGCAGGGGaccccccctccctcttcctcctcttcctcctcctcttcctccagggAGGGAGACCCCCTCCGTTGCTCCTCGGCGCAGCTGGGGGCCCTGATCGCGCAGCACCACAAGCGCCAGAACGGCTGCCCCGACCTGGAGGACGCCCTGGCCGAGCGGGACCCCCAGGACCCTCCCCAGAACATGGCTGTCCAG ACAGACCTCCAGACGGCTGACCTGGAAGTGAACACGGACCAAGACGTGGAGAAGGACCTG GACAAGCTGATGTCGGAGCGCTGGGCGCTGAAGGAGCGCTACCAGGAGGTGCTGGACAAGCAGCGCCAGGCCGAGAACCAGCTGCAGGTGCGCCTCAAGCAGCTCCAGCAGCGCCGCGCCGAGGAGATGAAGAGCCACCAG GAGATCCTGAAAGCCATCCAGGACGTGACGGTGAAACGGGAGGAGACcaagaagaagatggagaaggagaagaaggagttcCTGCAGAAGGAGCAGGACCTCAAGGCCGAGATCGAGAAGCTCTGCGAGAAGGGACGGAG GCTGCTGAaagaacaggaggagaaggagagcaaGATCGTCTCCCTCATTGCGGAGCAGTCCCAGGAAAA GGAGGTGTGGGAGCAGGAACTGGACAAGCTGAAGAACGAGCACAATGAGGTCAACCAGTCTGTCCTGGAGGAGACGGAACGGGCCTGGAAGGCAGAG ATCCTGTCCCTGGAGAGCCGGAAGGAGCTGCTGGTGCTGAAGCTGGAAGAGGCCGAGAAGGAGGCGGAGCTGCACCTCACCTACCTCAA GTCGGCGCCCCCGACGCTGGAGACCATTCGGCCGAAGCAGGAGTGGGAGACCCGGCTGAACCGGATACGGATGACCAAGGAGAGCGTCCGG GACCAGTTCAACGACCACATCCAGCTGGTGCGGAACGGGGCCAAGCTGAGCAGCCTGCCCCAGATCCCCACCCCGCCGCTGCCCCCGCCCCCCTTGGAG GCGGACTTCCTTCTGCCGGCCTTCCTGCCCAGCGGCCCCCCGCCCTTCGCCATGGTCATGCCCAGCGCCGACCCCCGCGTGCTCTCCTTCCCGCTCAACGCTTCCGCCGCCCGGACCGGCCACGCTTCGCCCACGCCCTCCGCGCAAGGACGCAGCGGCAGCCCCGCCCTGGCCGGACCGCGGACCGCCAACCCCCCTCCGCCCGGCCTGGAGTTCCCGAGACCCCcgcccgtggacaagctggagaagATCCTGGAGAAGCTTCTGGCACGCTTCCCCCGGTGCAACAA GGCGCAGCTGACCAACACGCTGCAGCAGATCAAGGCGGCCCGACGGACGCTGGCCGGGCTGACCATGGAGGAGCTGAGCCAGTTGGTGGCGGCCAGGCTGGCCGAGCAGCAGGAGCAGCGGGCGGCGGCACAG CCCCCTCCCCCTCGCGGGCGGATGTGCCCCCCGCTGTTCCCGGCTCCTCTCCCGCAGATGGGCACCCCCATCTTCCTGCCCGCGGCCCAGGTCTCCTACGCCGGGGGCCCCGCTCAG AACCCcgttgctgccgccgccgccgcctgcaaaCTGTGCCTGATGTGCCAGAAGCTGGTCCAGCCCAGCGAGCTCCACCCCATGGCCTGCTCCCACGCCCTCCACAAAGAG TGCATCAAGTTCTGGGCCCAGACCAACACCAACGACACGTGTCCCTTCTGCCCCAGTCTGAAATGA